From one Salvelinus alpinus chromosome 14, SLU_Salpinus.1, whole genome shotgun sequence genomic stretch:
- the LOC139538369 gene encoding spermine oxidase isoform X2 encodes MSPHSAARVVVVGAGLAGLSAASTLVKAGFQHIQVLEAMGRPGGRVYTTRPFGQNVIELGANWIHGQEANPLFLLAQEQGLLLEERGSASIMCLPGSVTPRDYFFRESRRQLPVDEVEQVCSFFSRLTSRAFESELEPRHSSQSLGGFLDEEFAQSHLAASEDGPRVFEWCKRSECTDEASSSLYEVSASQLGHYVALEGGFFNSLGPGGYQALADTLLDNLPPGAVLCDRPVHSIHWALQEEKNHTRPVRVLCQGGQCFMADHVIVTVPLGFLKENAVAMFEPALPKSKADAIERLGFGTVDKIYLRFEDRFWPHDCGGIQLVWDAGPEDEEVYQHSQSEAGAWRDMWYKKICGFDTVARHPTVLCGWITGREARHMESLDEKMVGEVCVRMLRSFTGWSVPEPAQVLMSKWGSERFVRGSYTYPPPGVDAVREHTALAAPLPLPCEAGYSQAKPLQVLFAGEATHVNFYTTTHGAYMTGIREAQRLIDLYADSEPDSYNE; translated from the exons ATGAGTCcacacagtgctgccagagtGGTGGTGGTTGGTGCTGGTCTAGCAGGCTTATCTGCAGCTTCCACCCTGGTGAAAGCTGGCTTTCAGCACATCCAAGTCCTGGAGGCTATGGGCAGGCCTGGAGGCCGGGTCTACACCACAAGACCCTTTGGCCAGAATGTAATTGAGCTGGGGGCCAATTGGATCCACGGTCAGGAGGCCAACCCGCTCTTCCTGCTAGCCCAGGAGCAGGGCCTGCTGCTGGAGGAGAGAGGCTCAGCCAGCATCATGTGCCTGCCAGGCTCCGTCACCCCTAGGGACTACTTCTTCCGGGAGAGCAGGCGACAGCTTCCGGTGGACGAGGTGGAGCAGGTGTGTTCCTTTTTTAGCCGACTCACCTCCAGGGCCTTCGAATCAGAGTTGGAGCCGAGGCACAGCAGTCAGAGCCTGGGGGGCTTCCTGGACGAGGAGTTCGCCCAGTCACACCTGGCGGCCTCGGAGGACGGCCCGAGGGTATTCGAGTGGTGCAAGAGGAGCGAATGCACGGATGAGGCCAGCTCCTCCCTCTATGAGGTGTCTGCCTCGCAGCTGGGTCACTATGTGGCCTTGGAGGGGGGCTTCTTCAATTCTCTGGGCCCCGGAGGCTATCAGGCCCTGGCAGACACCCTCTTGGACAACCTTCCGCCTGGAGCCGTGCTGTGTGACAGGCCGGTACACAGCATCCACTGGGCCCTGCAGGAGGAGAAGAACCACACCCGTCCAGTCAGAGTGCTGTGCCAGGGGGGCCAGTGCTTCATGGCAGACCACGTCATCGTGACCGTCCCTTTAGGCTTCCTGAAAGAGAATGCAGTGGCCATGTTTGAGCCAGCCCTCCCCAAGTCCAAGGCCGACGCCATTGAGAGACTGGGCTTCGGCACGGTGGACAAGATTTACCTGCGGTTCGAGGACAGGTTCTGGCCCCATGACTGTGGCGGGATCCAGCTGGTGTGGGACGCGGGGCCCGAGGATGAGGAGGTATACCAGCACTCTCAGTCAGAGGCTGGGGCCTGGAGAGACATGTGGTATAAGAAGATCTGTGGCTTTGACACGGTGGCCCGCCATCCCACAGTCCTCTGCGGCTGGATCACAGGCCGGGAGGCCCGACACATGGAGAGCCTGGATGAGAAGATGGTGGGAGAGGTGTGTGTAAG AATGCTCAGGTCCTTCACTGGCTGGTCAGTACCAGAGCCAGCCCAGGTCCTGATGTCTAAGTGGGGGAGTGAGCGTTTTGTCCGTGGGTCATATACGTACCCCCCTCCAGGAGTGGACGCTGTGAGGGAACACACAGCCCTGGCAGCCCCTCTTCCTTTGCCCTGTGAGGCTGGATACTCACAGGCAAAG CCTCTTCAGGTGCTGTTTGCTGGCGAGGCCACCCACGTTAACTTCTACACCACCACTCACGGGGCCTACATGACGGGCATCAGAGAAGCACAAAGACTCATTGACCTTTACGCCGATAGTGAGCCCGATTCCTATAACGAGTGA
- the LOC139538369 gene encoding spermine oxidase isoform X1 — protein sequence MLSKSTQETAHCRMSPHSAARVVVVGAGLAGLSAASTLVKAGFQHIQVLEAMGRPGGRVYTTRPFGQNVIELGANWIHGQEANPLFLLAQEQGLLLEERGSASIMCLPGSVTPRDYFFRESRRQLPVDEVEQVCSFFSRLTSRAFESELEPRHSSQSLGGFLDEEFAQSHLAASEDGPRVFEWCKRSECTDEASSSLYEVSASQLGHYVALEGGFFNSLGPGGYQALADTLLDNLPPGAVLCDRPVHSIHWALQEEKNHTRPVRVLCQGGQCFMADHVIVTVPLGFLKENAVAMFEPALPKSKADAIERLGFGTVDKIYLRFEDRFWPHDCGGIQLVWDAGPEDEEVYQHSQSEAGAWRDMWYKKICGFDTVARHPTVLCGWITGREARHMESLDEKMVGEVCVRMLRSFTGWSVPEPAQVLMSKWGSERFVRGSYTYPPPGVDAVREHTALAAPLPLPCEAGYSQAKPLQVLFAGEATHVNFYTTTHGAYMTGIREAQRLIDLYADSEPDSYNE from the exons ATGCTATCGAAATCAACACAG GAGACAGCTCACTGCAGAATGAGTCcacacagtgctgccagagtGGTGGTGGTTGGTGCTGGTCTAGCAGGCTTATCTGCAGCTTCCACCCTGGTGAAAGCTGGCTTTCAGCACATCCAAGTCCTGGAGGCTATGGGCAGGCCTGGAGGCCGGGTCTACACCACAAGACCCTTTGGCCAGAATGTAATTGAGCTGGGGGCCAATTGGATCCACGGTCAGGAGGCCAACCCGCTCTTCCTGCTAGCCCAGGAGCAGGGCCTGCTGCTGGAGGAGAGAGGCTCAGCCAGCATCATGTGCCTGCCAGGCTCCGTCACCCCTAGGGACTACTTCTTCCGGGAGAGCAGGCGACAGCTTCCGGTGGACGAGGTGGAGCAGGTGTGTTCCTTTTTTAGCCGACTCACCTCCAGGGCCTTCGAATCAGAGTTGGAGCCGAGGCACAGCAGTCAGAGCCTGGGGGGCTTCCTGGACGAGGAGTTCGCCCAGTCACACCTGGCGGCCTCGGAGGACGGCCCGAGGGTATTCGAGTGGTGCAAGAGGAGCGAATGCACGGATGAGGCCAGCTCCTCCCTCTATGAGGTGTCTGCCTCGCAGCTGGGTCACTATGTGGCCTTGGAGGGGGGCTTCTTCAATTCTCTGGGCCCCGGAGGCTATCAGGCCCTGGCAGACACCCTCTTGGACAACCTTCCGCCTGGAGCCGTGCTGTGTGACAGGCCGGTACACAGCATCCACTGGGCCCTGCAGGAGGAGAAGAACCACACCCGTCCAGTCAGAGTGCTGTGCCAGGGGGGCCAGTGCTTCATGGCAGACCACGTCATCGTGACCGTCCCTTTAGGCTTCCTGAAAGAGAATGCAGTGGCCATGTTTGAGCCAGCCCTCCCCAAGTCCAAGGCCGACGCCATTGAGAGACTGGGCTTCGGCACGGTGGACAAGATTTACCTGCGGTTCGAGGACAGGTTCTGGCCCCATGACTGTGGCGGGATCCAGCTGGTGTGGGACGCGGGGCCCGAGGATGAGGAGGTATACCAGCACTCTCAGTCAGAGGCTGGGGCCTGGAGAGACATGTGGTATAAGAAGATCTGTGGCTTTGACACGGTGGCCCGCCATCCCACAGTCCTCTGCGGCTGGATCACAGGCCGGGAGGCCCGACACATGGAGAGCCTGGATGAGAAGATGGTGGGAGAGGTGTGTGTAAG AATGCTCAGGTCCTTCACTGGCTGGTCAGTACCAGAGCCAGCCCAGGTCCTGATGTCTAAGTGGGGGAGTGAGCGTTTTGTCCGTGGGTCATATACGTACCCCCCTCCAGGAGTGGACGCTGTGAGGGAACACACAGCCCTGGCAGCCCCTCTTCCTTTGCCCTGTGAGGCTGGATACTCACAGGCAAAG CCTCTTCAGGTGCTGTTTGCTGGCGAGGCCACCCACGTTAACTTCTACACCACCACTCACGGGGCCTACATGACGGGCATCAGAGAAGCACAAAGACTCATTGACCTTTACGCCGATAGTGAGCCCGATTCCTATAACGAGTGA